One Vicia villosa cultivar HV-30 ecotype Madison, WI linkage group LG5, Vvil1.0, whole genome shotgun sequence genomic window, CTGCCACAAGAAACGGactatttttttataagaaaggGATTTAATACATTAATAATACttgttatatattttataaaactctAGTCTATATGCTTTACTTAGATATACACAAAACTATAAATAGATATTTTTTATTAGGTAAAAGAAATGAAAGCGGAAAGAAACATCCAAAAAAACAAGAGAAACACGTCATAATCAATGCCAGATTTTACAACTAAAAAATGCACTAAAGTCTAGAAAATGCGTTCCAATCCCTTACGGACACATACTCTAAGCTTAAAAAGTAACGCAAAAAGTACTAGCACACAGCTAAGTCGGTGAAACTCAACTCCAAAAAACCTGACCCCAACGCTGTTGGTTTCTTTCTGTATCCGCGTTCATAGTGCTGCTGGTGACTCACCAAATGCGTGTCCCTTTCACGCATTCTTATCCATCAATTATAAAAACCCTTTTTACTATTACTCTTTTTATTCTCTATATATAAATCACTTACCCTCTTCTCATTTCATAAAATCACTTTCATTAATCATTAATCATACATGGCTTTCTTTCTCTACTTCTTCGTTCTCTTTCTcgcttcttctgcttctgcttGCGATCGTTGCTTACACCAATCTAAAGCTTCCTATTTCTCCAAAGCTTCTTCCCTTTCATGTAGCAATCATTCCTTCATTAATTTCTTTCAATTTTCATCTCAtagaattatattattaataattgattttttttttcaatatgcagcTGGAGCATGTGGTTATGGCTCTTTAGCACTTGACGTTAGTCATGGCCAGCTTGCCGCTGGCGTTTCTTCACTTTTCTCTAATGGAGCTGGTTGCGGTGCTTGTTTTCAGGTTTGTGCACCAATCACTATCAACATCTTCGCCAATAACACAACGAATTTATCAGATGTTACCATTCGATAAATTCGCAGTGTTTTTGGACGGTGTGAAgaatattttgttaatttttatgaaatttttttatacaGGTAAGATGCAAGAACCAAGCTATATGCACAAAAGAAGGTACAAAAGTGGTATTAACGGATCTAAACCACAACAATCAAACTGATTTTGTTCTAAGCAGTAGAGCTTTCACTGCCATGGCTCAAAAGGGTAAGAGCCAACAAATTTTGAAGCTTGGCATTGTTGACATTGAATATAAGAGGTAACACTCTTAAACTAAACCACTTTTTTTTTTCTAGCTTTACTTTAGCAATAAGTTGTTTGTAGATAAGTTTTGAactttttccttttcttgatcTAACTTTTGTTTTTTTCAACATTCTTGTTATGCCAGCAATTCTAGTAGGCCCCACTTCCCACCTAGCTACTTGACACTATCACTGGCCCACCTTTGAAAAAAAAGAACACctattttttcttcaattattaTATGAAATTATGAATCCCTAAGAAAAATTATGTTGCGCATTGATAATAGTAACGGTCTAATTTgtacaaaatataatataatgtcagatattttttttttgtctctGCACAAAATTCATgatcatgtatttatttttttatcaattatttatgTTTGATGAAACAAACACTGATACATCCCATGTGGATTTCAATGGTGCAGAGTACCTTGTGACTATAAAAAACAGAATTTAGCTGTTCGTGTTGAAGAATCAAGCAAAATACCAGATTATTTAGCAATTAAATTTTTGTATCAAGGTGGCCAAACAGAGATAGTAGGTGCTGATGTAGCAcaggtatatatttatatatactaTATAGTATATGTTACATTAATGTATgataaaaaaattcatcaaaaaaataataattaaccaTTGATATTGTGGCTTAATGATTACTATTAGGTTGGATCTTCTCAGTGGAATTTTTTGAGTAGAAACCATGGTGCAGTATGGGACACAAGTAGGGTTCCACAAGGGGCATTACAATTAAGGTTTGTGGTTACAGCAGGGTATGATGGAAAATGGATTTGGGCAAAGAAGGTTCTACCAGCTGATTGGAAAAATGGGGTGATATATGATACTGATGTTCAGATTACAGAAATTGCACTAGAGGGTTGCGGAACATGTGATGATGGAACATGGTGATAATTTAGGATATGTTACTGAAGTCCTGAATTAATTAACCTACATAACATATACATATTGATTTTTTGTTTTAGGTggctttaattttatttacactGTATTATAGGCTTAGAAACCAACTTATGTAATACTCAGAAATTATATACATGGAGTTGTTGGATAAAATTAAAGTATGTTGTCTCATTTGTAACTACTCGACTTTATTGGCATTAtgacttttgtttttcttttttttaaagcaAGGATTAAATATAACGGAGCACTGGTACTCAATCTCAAATACAAAAGTGAGGATTACCTCGAAAGAAAAATTACCTATCAAATGAAGTTTAATTTAAGAATTGTATAGATTCCTTACAACATTTATAAAAATTACATTTGACATATAATTTTACTACTTATTCTTAAACCCAAATAATTCAACAACCGGCTGTCCAAACAACCCCATCCAAATCCTTCTTAACTTAAAATCTTTTGAAACTATTCATATCATTGAGATTACTTTTCCACAAATTTTCCTCAATACCCAAATCCAAACCCTATCCAACTAGAAATAGCCTCCCAAATCTCCTTGATAAAAAATAGGAGAGATGAACGTTACAGTATACATAACATAATTCAGAACGAGAAGAAAAAAGACCTCTAATAAAAAGCAACACTCTAATAAAGACCTCTATACCCACACTCTTATAaagcaaatatttaaactaaatctcacaacactctaatacaagagcataagagaacaaaaaaaatcaaatataagcttaaagtactttttgactagtgTATCTAAAAACAAAGAACTTAGGTCCAATATATAACATTGGTCCCCCCTTGCTTCACCacactaagcaatgtgggacttctcaAATAGCTACTTTTTAACTTTCttctttatttaagaatttaggcAACATTAGACATACAATCAACCCCAACACAAACAACCCCATCCAAATCCTTCTTAACTTTCAATCTTTTGAAACTATTCATATCATTGAGATTACTTTTCCACAAATTTTCCTCAATACCCAAATCCAAACCCTATCCAACTAGAAATAGCCTCCCAAATCTCCTTGATAAAAAACAGGAGAGAAGAACGTTACTGTATACATAACATAATTCAGAACGAGAACAAAAAAGAGCTCTAATAAAGAGAGAAAATTTCGTCGGCAGAACGATAAGAAAAAAGACCTCTAGTAAAGAGCAAATTTTTCGTCGGTAACTAGTTATTAAGACATCTCCATGAAACAGCTTTAATCCTAAAAGGAATCAATGATTTCAATATTAAATCCGCAGCCTTCTCTCGATCCCTCTCTAAAATCGACTCTAAACATTCTTCAGCAAGGTATCCATAACAGGTTTTAACCGAAAAACCTTCCTCAACCCAAGGAGCCCACGTAACCAAATCCTTCCGCTTGATGCTAGGCTCAGTATGAACCAGGAAATTGTGAAGTGACTGCAGTGAGGTACAAACCTCCGAACCCACCACGACCATCACCCAAAAATCTCCCAAATTCCATCTAACATTAGTCCACCACCCCGTGTCTTTCACAACCTGAAATTTTAAGACAAAAAGAACATATAAATTAGGAAACAGGATTTTGAAATTGGCGTTACTGTTAAATTGTAATTCATAGTGTTGAATAGTGTGTGTGCCAAACTAGATTTCGATTtagttagatttgatttagttacacacatatttgatttagttccaaaataggtattttgggctttaatAGTTTTGGGCTTTAATAGTTTTGGGCTTTAATAGTTTTGGGCTTTTGGCTTAGAGAGCAAGCTAAccaaaatatataaatagaagGAGTAACCCCTATTTTAGTAATCAATTTGTATTCAgagaatttgcagttgcaagtgaataagaaGTTTTCCACGGTTGGTGGGAAGAGAGAGACTTTGTAGAAAATCATTatctttctttcatattttttcattgtcattgtgtggtagtaacaatcttgttcatcaagattgatagaaattcatcatagatattggtggatttccaacatctggtatctagagctccgattAACTGATTCAAGGCAAGAGAATGGCGATGATAATGAAACATCCGAATGGCCATTTTCCAGCAACTCTTCTAATTCTGAAaagagataactatgagaattggtgcaagcagatgaaggttgtgttctgttgtcaagatctttgggatcttgtgaaaTAAAGGATAGAACCGTTTGTAGAAGACTCGACGAAAGAACAAAATACTGCACATAAATAATTGAGGAAGAAgaattataaagctctctttaaAATTCATCAATGTCTAAGTctagataattttgaaaaggttagtgatatagaattTACAAAAGAAGCTTAGGAGATTAttgaaaagtcttttggaggtggagaaaaggtgaaagaggtgaggttacaaattCACAATAGAGCGTATGAATTTCTTCAAATGGAAGATAGTGAAAGGATGACTAATTTCTTTGCTAGAGTCACGAAactggtgaatcaaatcaaggtatGTGGAGAAGTGTTGCCATCAAGATCGCTTTTCACAAAGATCTTGAGGTCGCTATCTCCTAAGTTCGACCACGTAGTGGTAGCTATTGAAGAATCAAAACATTTGTcgaaattgacaaaagaagagattcaagggacgcttgaatctcatgaacaaagaatgattGAAAGAGCTACATGCAAGTCGAAGAGCAATGTGGCTCTGCAGGCTCAGTCAACaaatgaaaagaaaggaaaaggaaTTTCAAATGAAAATAAAGGAAGAGGTGGCTACAATAATTTGACTGGTtgaagtcagcaagaaggaagctGGTCGAATTAGAGAAAACCATTATACCaaagcaaccaaagaggtggtgctacaagaagaggaagaggtagtagtcgaaagcctgacaagatTCACATTCAGTATTTcaattgtcagaagtatggtcactattctaCAGTTTTTccagaaaagaaaaataataaataaagtgatgcaaagtttgcaaaacaagaagaagaagaaaagatgttgctgatggtcacaacaaaaaaGGTGAAGATAAATTGAAGGACCAATGGTAATTGGATTCTGAATActcatcacacatgtctggaaggaaatattagtttgtcaacataaatccctcaatgaagaacatggtgaaatttgcaaatgacaataccttagcagctgaaggtattggtgatgttaTGATTACGACGAAAGATGGAAAAGGTAAGTAAATTCCAATGTGTTGtctaacatcccgattttattaatatttttattaattatattagtaattatactatttggtatttttactaattatttatttatttagttattatgtgatataataattatttgaaatatttaattgtatgtgtgtttgtgttatttgggttaattaagttgtatgagagatataattaattgggccttagtagtagaaacgtaatagatggattatggggtTAAGCCCactaagagaaaagagatagtaagaggagaaaattagggttttagagttggagtctcataacttatttttggggagaaaggaaaaatagaaaagagaagagaaagaagggaggagcacttgagagaagaagaaatttATGGAGGAAGtcttaattttcgcagcaagtttcagcatagattcaccttggcaaatcgggcatatctctcaatccaaccgttggactgttatggtacttggacacaacgttcctgactcatagaggtcagttttgaccggagcgattttgattttgagggttttaagtttgtctgataagctgattaccGAACTAGTGTTTAGGTGTGTCTCTAGTTggtgttagaaaggatttcttttggagaaaagcttagagctatggtgaaaaagtccatatttaccaaggtgcGGGTgtggttcgaattatataaccagaAATATGATGGTTGTATGTGGGATTAAGGtgtatgaatttttccatggatTATTTGGTGTGATTTTGTCGTGTTGATtcaatgaaattagttgttgttgtggtgataattattgttgttttatgcgaagttgaaggatgtttcagtgacgatgtatacctctatttattggtatagcgacgatataggcttatgccttttgtgacgatgatgttgttattgtatgtgtttgttgcattcatatacatatgcattttggtgacGACCTGGATTGACAAATTAgcaacgaaggcttatgccttgatgcctcggtttaactggcaattagcgatgggggctgaagccctgggtaccacatgcatggtcATAGTTGTGTTGCATTTTAAGTCGTTGCGAAGTTAATGTTGATATGAGTtgatgttgatataagttgtgttggtttgagttgcgaaataattattgtaattattgtgaTAATAGTTGTTGCTGATGGTTgttataattgtttttataaattgtTGCTagatgttattataactgttgttttaAGGTGGTGATAATCGTATGATGTgatctaatattttaattatcatacttttgtttatatctttcgatatctcaccccttctgaatgatgtttaccttaccgtgggaaacggacaggtactcaagaaagcggtggaagttttgaagtgattttatgaagtctttagttgctgttagtcgagttggtgtcttgctctgatacgtagcactcggggggataaaacgattgttttaattattatttcttttgctgaatttttatatggttttggtttaaattgtaacttaaagttaccgtgcaatgatgctacgacttgaattgaatatttatgaagtttgttgattccgctgcgagttaattattgaatttaaacaaagtgattgttagtaatgatttgattatcgttttaaatttctgtgctatgtatctatgtgaaggcaaataagccgtaactgtttttgaaatgacgaatatgtgatacctcaaatgaacttgtttggaatttatactttgattttgcgtataatttatcgggtagatttggggtgttacattagtggtatcagagcaggtcggtccgtccgaccagagttgtctaattgttgtttatcccttagtacgcgacaagtgtgtacaacactgtcggtacttgttgttttttatttcttgttgtaggagttggtttggaactaagtgggggagaagttgtaCTCCTCGGTTATGATTCGGTTGTAAATTGTTGGTGCTTAGGTAGAGAAGGACATCTGaatatggaaataagaattgcgtatgcgtttggtgttgaataggttgctgaggatgatgaagtgagattgtataaCCAGATGTAAGCACGTGGTAGCTATTGCTACGTTGTAAGATGTTTCAAGATATTGCTAaaatggttggcaagttagtaTGGATTATGTCGCAATCGTATTAGAAGATTGATGGTATAAGTACTAGATTTAAACTATGATCGGGTTGTCTATTGATCAAAGGATTGGATGTGAAGGATGTGTTAAGTTTGGTGATGtcgtatagattttcgaggacgaaaatattctaagtgggggagagttgtaacatcccgattttattaatatttttattaattatattagtaattatactatttggtatttttactaattgtttatttatttagttattatgtgatataataattatttgaaatatttaattgtatgtgtgtttgtgttatttgggttaattaagttgtatgagagatataattaattgggccttagtagtagaaacgtaatagatggattatgggttaagcccactaagagaaaagagatagtaagaggagaaaattagggttttagagttggagtctcataacttatttttggggagaaaggaaaaatagaaaagagaagagaaacaagggaggagcacttgagagaagaagaaatttATGGAGGAAAtcttaattttcgcagcaagtttcagcatagagtcaccttggcaaatcgggcatatctctcaatccaaccgttggaccgttatggtacttggacacaacgttcctgactcatagaggtaagttttgaccggagcgattttgattttgagggttttaagtttgtctgataagctgattaccGAACTGTGGTTTAGGTGTGTCTCTagttgatgttagaaaggatttcttttggagaaaagcttaaagctatggtgaaagagtccatatttaccaaggtaagggtgtggttcgaattatataaccagaAATATGATGGTTGTATGTGGGATTAAGGtgtatgaatttttccatggattatttggtgtgattttgtcgtgttgattcgatgaaattagttgttgttgtggtgataattattgttgttttatgcgaagttgaaggatgtttcagtgacgatgtatacctctatttattggtatagcgacgatataggcttatgcctgtagcggggaaaaatctgatatcgaagtcatgggattgactcgaatcaatattccgttttgaaatcgccaccgcgctttattttttcaaaggaaaagggaaaagaacgtaaaacccaaaagttttgtttttaaaacaagaaagagatctcaggtacgggtgttgattatatgaggggaaggtttaaagcacccctcatatccgtggtactccacgggaacctttttgaaaatctgtgtgtgtgtgtgtgctaaaaaacggtttgttttatttttaaaataagctcagcaaagcgttaagctttgggcctacatacctcctcggtgcaatggagaagtcagagctaatgtagttccgcttttgggaaaaaacactttaaaaacgaataaacactttgttgtcgttagagagaaatactcagccattgatcttgagcatgagaacaaacaagttctttgcatcgcaaatgaaagaagggctccaactcggataaaatcaacgagtatgccactagctctctcacgcggaaaagatctcgttattatcaatcaatttcaaaatcgtggggtataaccactcgtttcgacaattaacggtgtctaaacttttgaagaaaagccactaagggcgaaagatatttttaagaaaaaggttttgaaaagattgcaaacataagaatattttggaaaaagggagaagattttgaaaatttaagaatgggaggagatgaagaggctaacctaattgcataaaataaaagctaaggaaagaaacggtctaaccgaataagaggccaacacttgacattaagagccaaggtagttttcccatcctttggatttatcagtaccaacacattaacacttggggatccagatgaacttattgtcttagcaccattttttcattaagcacattaagattctgacgaaaatcgggcagagtaacggctgttttcgggtaaaatccttatatcagtgccttggaattaaccatcaagggctttcaaggaaatacctgcacacataaacatacaacagaacaatgccagacagacagaacaatcacaggatagtaatagaatgagtccagaggtactaggtccataagtccgaatctccaaagcgctagggatagtaaccgatagtccaaagagagccttatgtattttttagatttttggttatttattagtgttttagcgaaaaaataaagtatggtccaagtggacaaaagaaaaataacataagcataaacatatgtccaagtggacaaagagaaaatgacggaaagtaaatatgatgaaatgataaagtaaagcgataaggcgagaaatataaagagcggtaatataaagagcggtaatataaaaggtgcggaaattaaagttagttgttaaatgttaaagataaccatcttgaaacttgtcaagtatgttatcaaagttagtaggaagatctatggtgagtgaatgatgtactcggatttaaagtcaatggggcttatcagaagcttgataaaatcatagcgactacacgataaaaacctccacaagtcttaaatcaaccgcatacaattctcttccatgtttgatctttttgattcgggacacgaaatattgcgctatgttaagcagatcgccaagtgatttatgtagaaatcaccctacaacgaggccggtcaaaactttatgtgctaatgcatgcgagaagaacgatatgtagatcgccttccgaaagcaataccgcacgaaaagaaaataggtaacgatctagtctttactaagaatccataagaattctcaaagtattaagactttcatcgatcaaaagaaaaaaaggagaagaagaagataaaatgcataaagataatcaactcacactatcattaatatcattcatctaatattatggatttggttctttcaaacctatcaacatcctagatccaatgatattaatgaagtggaggaagaagaataaaattcacaaaagataatcaactcacactatcattaatatcattcatctaatattatggattaggtcatttcaaacctatcaacatcctagatccaatgatattaatgaagtggaggaagtaggaaaccaaaacaagcataaaaaaggcaaaaaaccacattctgccagcaggaaatcgatttcatgcagggggaaatcgatttccatagtgcagttttcaaaaaaaaacaagtcacgctcagcaggaaatcgatttcagccttaaggaaatcgatttcctcagtgtaaaaatcagcaaaaacagcatttagaggcataaaacttgacttgaacaaatgtacaaacaccttatgatcaaacatcaattggagcacgaattttccatcaaatcaccatcaaatagcaccaatatagcatcaaagatgcatcacacacaaacaacaaagatctacatcatgatatacaaaaaggatgaagaaaaattaccaaatcttgaacaaaacttgaatctacttcaagaatcaccaacacaaatcttgatctctcaacaattgaagaaaagaagagtgaaatggatggtggtttagctcaaagtttgtgaggttcaagatgtaactcacaaactttatgaaagaatgaagagctttggtgaatttggtaggaatgaggagagaaattgcaagaggttttttggctctcaaaagcttgagaaatgagagagtagtgggctctatttataggatgagagcaagagtagtggtagtttggtctttttgcatttggtaattagcttgtgtttaattggtgattaaagtggcaattaaatggtaaaaagtggtaaaatggggtttaagtgggttt contains:
- the LOC131607150 gene encoding expansin-like A2, coding for MAFFLYFFVLFLASSASACDRCLHQSKASYFSKASSLSSGACGYGSLALDVSHGQLAAGVSSLFSNGAGCGACFQVRCKNQAICTKEGTKVVLTDLNHNNQTDFVLSSRAFTAMAQKGKSQQILKLGIVDIEYKRVPCDYKKQNLAVRVEESSKIPDYLAIKFLYQGGQTEIVGADVAQVGSSQWNFLSRNHGAVWDTSRVPQGALQLRFVVTAGYDGKWIWAKKVLPADWKNGVIYDTDVQITEIALEGCGTCDDGTW